The following proteins are encoded in a genomic region of Planococcus lenghuensis:
- the tcuA gene encoding FAD-dependent tricarballylate dehydrogenase TcuA encodes MLVKKEQNNTYDIIVVGAGNAALCAAIAGSEQGSKVAVLERAPKEKKGGNSFFTDGAIRAAYGNLDNIRKIIPSLSDEEAANTVMPEYTNEEFYGDMMRVTQKESDPELAGTLVNKSLETILWMREQGVEFELNKGNQSFVEEGKRHFWGGLPLKTKEKGIGLMRSLFQKAEERGIDVIYNANATELITEDGKVVGVTVEIDGTPAQLHSKSVILACGSFEANKQQRQQHIGEEWNAAIVRGTEYNTGGGIDMALAVGAQKYGQWSGCHAIGTDYNAPKVGDFKKPGDIYKKHSYPLSIMLNKNGERFVDEGADFRNYTYAKYGKEILKQPGHVAYQIFDSKVRPLLREEYNLEEATAYEADTLEALVDQLDVDKEGFLRTIEEYNRNVQEGDFNPSVKDGKGTDGIVPPKTNWANTVEEGPFYAYPVTCGITFAFGGIKADSAGHVLNGSGEPIEGLFAAGEMIGGIFYHNYPGGSGLMSGAVYGKIAGTSAGQYSNEAKDAVSK; translated from the coding sequence ATTTTGGTGAAGAAAGAACAGAACAATACTTACGATATCATCGTCGTGGGAGCTGGCAACGCGGCGCTGTGCGCGGCGATCGCCGGCAGTGAACAAGGAAGCAAAGTCGCTGTGCTCGAACGGGCGCCGAAAGAGAAGAAAGGCGGCAACTCCTTCTTCACGGACGGCGCCATCCGGGCGGCTTACGGCAACCTGGACAATATCCGGAAAATCATTCCGTCCCTTTCCGACGAGGAAGCGGCGAACACGGTGATGCCGGAGTATACGAACGAAGAATTCTACGGAGATATGATGCGGGTGACGCAAAAAGAGAGCGATCCGGAACTCGCCGGCACGCTCGTCAACAAATCGCTCGAGACGATTCTGTGGATGCGTGAGCAAGGCGTCGAATTCGAGCTCAATAAAGGCAATCAATCGTTCGTCGAAGAGGGCAAACGTCACTTCTGGGGCGGCCTGCCGCTGAAAACGAAAGAAAAAGGCATCGGCCTGATGCGTTCTTTATTCCAAAAAGCGGAAGAGCGGGGCATCGACGTCATCTATAACGCCAACGCCACGGAATTGATCACCGAAGATGGAAAAGTCGTCGGAGTCACGGTGGAAATCGACGGCACACCGGCCCAACTCCACAGCAAAAGCGTCATCCTTGCCTGCGGCAGCTTTGAAGCAAATAAACAACAGCGCCAGCAGCATATCGGCGAAGAATGGAATGCGGCGATCGTGCGGGGCACAGAATACAACACCGGCGGCGGCATCGACATGGCGCTCGCGGTCGGGGCGCAGAAATACGGTCAATGGTCCGGTTGCCACGCGATCGGGACGGATTACAACGCACCGAAAGTGGGCGACTTCAAAAAGCCGGGCGACATTTACAAAAAGCATTCGTACCCGCTCAGCATCATGCTGAACAAAAACGGGGAACGGTTCGTGGATGAAGGCGCGGATTTCCGCAATTACACGTATGCGAAATACGGCAAAGAAATTCTGAAGCAGCCGGGCCACGTGGCGTATCAGATCTTTGATTCGAAAGTGCGGCCGCTGCTCCGCGAAGAATATAACCTCGAGGAAGCAACGGCTTATGAAGCGGACACATTGGAAGCGCTCGTCGATCAATTGGATGTCGACAAAGAAGGCTTCCTCCGCACAATTGAGGAATACAACCGGAACGTCCAGGAAGGGGACTTCAATCCTTCCGTAAAAGACGGCAAAGGGACGGACGGCATCGTCCCTCCGAAGACGAATTGGGCGAACACCGTGGAAGAAGGCCCGTTCTATGCCTATCCGGTAACATGCGGCATCACGTTCGCATTCGGCGGCATTAAGGCGGATAGCGCAGGACATGTGTTGAACGGATCCGGCGAACCGATCGAAGGGCTCTTCGCAGCCGGTGAAATGATCGGCGGGATTTTCTATCACAATTACCCGGGCGGTTCCGGACTCATGTCAGGAGCGGTATACGGGAAAATTGCGGGCACATCCGCCGGTCAATACAGCAATGAAGCGAAGGATGCAGTCAGCAAATAA
- a CDS encoding SLC13 family permease — protein sequence MKKHILFAIAAVIYLLIIPGYADTPLELKAFATLVVIQILWIGRVFPLAQSSIILILILSFHFFTYEETLSYIASDIVWLLFSTFIISHSFISTGLAGRISLAVLRLSRGSGKSLVFMSYVLMFLLSLMIPSNVGKGSLVASVFDSLLKNMKQITNVENLGKSLFIGISYIVAISGALVATGASSTIYTFGILNENIDGLSYLKWLLLFLPPIALFAVALGGLSLLIFPTEKIDQQALIRVMDQEAANMGKLRFPEKKVMLIIGIVLVLWSTQQLHDISIPLTGMLGAALTIMPGIGVWTWEEARKSIDWDMILFFAATIMVSGMLVETGTIQVAADFLLHTLPLDHPIIILVLLVCLTAAVRLIFVNVLGLLTILLPLGLTLGVALEGLSPALVTMALFLAGVPGFLFITQSPVHLIAYSYGYFKEKDLLKIGGYALVVWIALVSITAGFYWRFVFEL from the coding sequence ATGAAAAAACACATTCTTTTTGCCATCGCCGCAGTCATTTATTTATTGATCATCCCGGGTTATGCCGACACGCCACTGGAATTGAAGGCGTTTGCGACACTCGTGGTCATTCAGATCTTATGGATCGGGCGGGTATTTCCGCTTGCGCAGAGTTCAATCATCCTGATCCTGATTTTGTCTTTCCATTTCTTCACGTATGAAGAAACGCTCAGTTACATCGCGTCGGATATCGTATGGCTCTTGTTCTCGACATTCATCATTTCGCATTCGTTCATCAGTACAGGATTGGCGGGCCGGATCTCCCTCGCGGTATTGCGCTTATCGAGAGGGTCCGGCAAATCGCTCGTCTTCATGTCGTACGTGCTCATGTTCCTGTTATCATTGATGATTCCATCGAACGTCGGAAAAGGGAGCCTTGTGGCGTCCGTCTTCGACAGCCTGCTAAAAAACATGAAACAGATCACGAACGTGGAAAACCTCGGCAAGAGCCTGTTTATCGGGATTTCCTACATCGTTGCGATTTCAGGGGCATTGGTCGCGACAGGCGCCAGTTCCACGATTTACACATTCGGCATTCTCAATGAAAACATCGACGGGCTGAGCTATTTGAAATGGCTTCTCTTATTCCTGCCGCCGATCGCTCTTTTTGCCGTTGCACTCGGCGGGCTGTCGCTGCTCATATTCCCAACCGAGAAAATCGACCAGCAGGCCCTCATCCGGGTTATGGACCAGGAAGCGGCGAACATGGGAAAACTGAGATTTCCGGAGAAGAAAGTCATGCTCATCATCGGCATCGTCCTCGTGCTGTGGAGCACGCAGCAGCTCCATGACATCTCCATTCCGCTGACGGGCATGCTCGGTGCCGCGCTGACAATCATGCCGGGCATCGGCGTCTGGACATGGGAAGAAGCGAGGAAATCGATCGACTGGGACATGATTCTGTTTTTCGCGGCGACAATCATGGTATCCGGAATGCTCGTTGAGACCGGCACGATCCAAGTGGCGGCGGACTTCCTGTTACATACTTTGCCGCTTGACCATCCGATCATCATTCTCGTGTTGCTCGTCTGCCTGACAGCTGCCGTCCGGCTGATCTTCGTCAACGTTCTCGGACTGTTGACGATTCTCCTGCCCCTTGGTCTGACACTCGGAGTTGCGCTCGAGGGGCTTTCGCCGGCCCTCGTCACGATGGCGCTGTTCCTCGCCGGCGTTCCGGGCTTTTTATTCATCACCCAGTCGCCGGTCCACTTAATCGCCTATTCATATGGGTATTTCAAAGAAAAGGACTTATTGAAAATCGGCGGTTATGCGCTCGTCGTCTGGATTGCGCTTGTCAGTATCACTGCCGGGTTCTATTGGCGGTTCGTGTTCGAATTGTAG
- a CDS encoding immunoglobulin-like domain-containing protein: protein MKRSLLLLLAAIGLVGCTEPEPEPPTIAEPASEPGRTEELPDEVAEGEFAAWIYTDQETYNLPVEEIKVTIENVGEEPMVTGEAMRLEKLEEGVWMPQLAGMEFTQEALDIQPGETLIGTVPIDFMEEPLTAGAYRVTKRVAPKSMDALTFHEIAATFEVTE, encoded by the coding sequence ATGAAGCGATCCCTGCTTCTTTTATTGGCGGCAATCGGACTCGTTGGCTGCACCGAGCCGGAACCGGAGCCGCCGACGATTGCGGAACCCGCTTCTGAACCGGGAAGGACGGAGGAGTTGCCGGATGAAGTGGCAGAAGGTGAGTTTGCAGCATGGATTTATACGGATCAGGAAACGTACAATTTGCCGGTCGAAGAAATTAAGGTGACCATTGAAAACGTCGGAGAAGAGCCGATGGTTACAGGTGAAGCGATGAGACTCGAGAAGCTGGAGGAAGGCGTCTGGATGCCGCAGCTGGCGGGAATGGAATTTACACAGGAAGCGTTGGATATTCAACCCGGGGAAACACTCATCGGGACAGTGCCGATTGATTTCATGGAAGAACCGCTGACCGCCGGCGCGTACCGGGTGACGAAGAGAGTGGCGCCGAAATCCATGGATGCGCTGACCTTTCACGAGATCGCGGCGACTTTTGAAGTGACGGAATAA
- a CDS encoding class I SAM-dependent methyltransferase translates to MKDDLLFQSYIEDAKQPFTGWDFSFVSDTGRLQTELLPWSYGSLVLPHVRASSAMLDMGTGGGEFLSKLQPFPQTVHATEGYAPNVPIARKRLEPLGVTVSEVQDDEQLPFEDDQFDLILNRHEAYSPSEIRRILKDGGTFITQQVGGDDCHQINDALGVPVNEEFTHWKWEQAVQDFQDIDMEVSFSQEAFPVQRFYDIGALVYYLKAIPWQVPGFEIDRYLDELYSIHQRIQEHGYFDVQQHRFILIATL, encoded by the coding sequence ATGAAGGATGATTTATTGTTCCAATCGTACATCGAAGATGCAAAACAGCCGTTCACCGGCTGGGATTTTTCGTTCGTCTCGGATACCGGCCGGCTGCAGACGGAACTTTTGCCATGGTCATACGGCAGTCTCGTACTGCCGCATGTCCGCGCATCGTCAGCGATGCTCGATATGGGAACAGGTGGCGGGGAATTTCTCTCAAAGCTGCAGCCGTTCCCGCAGACAGTCCATGCAACAGAAGGCTATGCGCCGAACGTCCCCATCGCGCGAAAACGGCTGGAGCCGCTCGGCGTAACCGTATCGGAAGTGCAGGACGATGAGCAGCTGCCGTTTGAAGACGATCAATTCGATTTGATTCTGAACCGCCACGAGGCTTATTCACCGAGTGAGATCCGGCGCATCCTGAAAGACGGCGGCACGTTCATCACCCAGCAGGTCGGCGGTGATGACTGCCATCAGATCAATGACGCGCTCGGCGTTCCGGTGAACGAGGAATTCACACATTGGAAATGGGAACAGGCTGTGCAGGATTTCCAGGACATCGACATGGAAGTCTCGTTCAGCCAGGAAGCGTTTCCGGTTCAGCGTTTCTACGACATTGGCGCCCTCGTCTACTATTTGAAAGCCATTCCGTGGCAAGTGCCGGGATTCGAAATCGACCGTTATTTGGACGAGCTGTACAGCATCCATCAGCGCATCCAGGAACATGGCTATTTCGATGTCCAGCAGCACCGGTTCATTTTGATTGCCACCTTGTGA
- a CDS encoding YnfA family protein codes for MYALVLFIIAGLAEIGGGYLIWLWLREGKPVYWGVAGGMALALYGVIAAFQTFPSFGRVYAAYGGIFIVMSLFWGWGVDKKTPDLYDWLGGAICLTGVFVILFAPRS; via the coding sequence ATGTATGCTCTGGTATTATTCATCATCGCGGGACTCGCGGAAATCGGGGGCGGTTATTTAATCTGGCTGTGGCTCCGCGAAGGCAAACCCGTATATTGGGGTGTGGCCGGCGGGATGGCGCTCGCATTATACGGAGTCATTGCGGCGTTCCAGACGTTCCCGTCATTCGGCCGGGTGTATGCCGCGTATGGCGGTATCTTCATTGTAATGTCCCTGTTCTGGGGATGGGGCGTCGATAAAAAGACGCCGGATCTGTACGACTGGCTCGGCGGCGCGATCTGCCTCACCGGCGTCTTCGTCATTTTGTTCGCCCCGCGCTCATGA
- a CDS encoding NIPSNAP family protein — translation MQLENGARLIGRWMTQEQDGYIEVLAIWEYDDRDAFERIEASVRADAEHMKRVDDWKEKMGGKHSLQNVFYNIEQDFLESTVSVQQE, via the coding sequence GTGCAGCTCGAGAATGGTGCCCGGCTCATCGGCAGGTGGATGACGCAGGAACAGGATGGATACATTGAAGTATTGGCGATCTGGGAATACGACGACCGCGATGCATTCGAACGAATCGAGGCGAGCGTACGGGCTGACGCCGAACACATGAAACGGGTGGATGACTGGAAAGAGAAGATGGGCGGAAAGCATAGCTTGCAGAACGTCTTTTATAACATCGAGCAGGATTTTCTGGAATCCACCGTTTCGGTACAGCAGGAATAA
- a CDS encoding SDR family NAD(P)-dependent oxidoreductase, with product MGKTAVITGAGSGLGQSAAVRLAKEGVNIAVVDISEKGGIETVELVKQLGPDAIFIHADVSKAEEVKKYVDQTVEHFGTIDYFFNNAGISGSGQYFLQTEIDEIEKIVGINLMGALYGVRYVAEVMLKNGGGSIVNTASSAGVIGQDSVVTYSATKHGIVGLTKSLVAEYAKDGLRVNAIAPGPTETPMVKTFFEDNPDMKANAEAGIPQKRLGTPEEVAELVAFLLTSKAEYINGEVIRIDGGFTNTK from the coding sequence ATGGGCAAAACAGCGGTGATTACAGGGGCCGGAAGCGGACTGGGTCAGTCGGCAGCCGTCCGTCTGGCTAAAGAAGGCGTTAATATCGCGGTCGTGGACATCAGTGAAAAAGGCGGCATTGAAACGGTTGAATTGGTGAAGCAATTAGGGCCGGACGCCATTTTCATCCATGCGGATGTCTCAAAAGCGGAAGAAGTAAAAAAATACGTCGATCAGACGGTCGAACATTTCGGCACAATCGATTATTTCTTCAACAATGCCGGCATTTCAGGCAGTGGCCAGTATTTTCTCCAAACTGAAATCGATGAAATCGAGAAAATCGTCGGCATCAACTTGATGGGCGCATTGTACGGCGTGCGTTATGTGGCCGAAGTGATGCTGAAGAACGGCGGCGGATCGATCGTCAATACCGCTTCCAGTGCCGGGGTTATCGGACAGGATTCAGTCGTCACTTACTCCGCCACGAAGCACGGAATCGTCGGACTGACCAAAAGCCTGGTTGCCGAGTACGCCAAAGACGGATTGCGTGTCAATGCCATCGCCCCGGGCCCAACGGAAACGCCTATGGTAAAGACGTTCTTTGAAGACAACCCCGACATGAAAGCCAACGCCGAAGCCGGCATTCCGCAAAAACGGCTGGGCACACCGGAAGAAGTCGCGGAACTGGTGGCGTTCCTGCTGACATCGAAGGCGGAATACATCAATGGTGAAGTGATCCGCATTGACGGCGGCTTCACGAATACGAAATGA
- a CDS encoding pyridoxamine 5'-phosphate oxidase family protein gives MATHEQLNQEAIKTVNDLIKDIEVAMFTTVSEGKLVSRPLQTQEADFDGTLWFLTLKDTVKYEEIQQNPNVNIAYAGKSYVSVSGTAEFSEDMERKKEYWSPVFDKLLETTVDDPNVVLIKVTAETAEYWEAGKPMKMAKKFVKKLTTDESLGGDNELNKTVDFDSSN, from the coding sequence ATGGCAACACACGAACAGCTGAACCAAGAAGCGATCAAGACGGTCAATGATTTGATCAAAGACATTGAAGTGGCAATGTTTACGACAGTATCGGAAGGGAAGCTCGTGTCCCGGCCGCTGCAGACACAGGAAGCGGATTTCGACGGCACGCTATGGTTCCTGACGCTGAAAGACACCGTTAAATACGAGGAGATCCAGCAAAACCCGAACGTCAATATCGCGTATGCAGGAAAATCATACGTATCGGTCAGCGGCACGGCGGAATTCAGTGAGGATATGGAGCGGAAGAAAGAATATTGGAGCCCGGTGTTCGATAAACTGCTCGAGACGACGGTCGATGATCCGAATGTTGTCCTGATCAAAGTGACAGCTGAAACGGCGGAGTACTGGGAGGCCGGAAAACCAATGAAGATGGCGAAGAAATTTGTCAAAAAGCTTACCACCGATGAATCATTGGGTGGGGATAACGAGCTCAATAAAACCGTCGATTTCGATTCCTCCAATTAA
- a CDS encoding alpha/beta hydrolase, with protein sequence MFVIKHQLKNRRTGTAALAGTVAAVGGYYVYRKQATNQSAASKCIEIIMRLTGVKMVLSDPKKFDKFIKTKRLEGDKPYSIPKIVRLKNPVKRMEYDDMIVYKLRPSETTGEQTSDRKQVLHLHGGGYILQPHKRHWHFLDKLVRRTGWEITMPIYPKIPHHSYEESFPKVLSLYKDMLKETAPEDIVLLGESSGGGFVLALAQLLKKEGLPQPGRLILISPWLDATVSDPDIAVFDKKDPLLAQHGLKGLGELWAGSDDPKNELASPINGDLQGLAPITLFTGTHDILLPDARNLKEKAEKLGVDIAYHEYPNMTHCFPLYPIPEADKALEQLISTVES encoded by the coding sequence GTGTTCGTCATCAAACACCAGCTTAAAAATAGACGTACCGGCACTGCGGCGCTGGCAGGGACTGTAGCGGCAGTCGGCGGTTATTATGTTTACCGGAAACAGGCCACAAACCAGAGTGCTGCAAGCAAATGTATCGAAATCATCATGCGGCTGACCGGTGTGAAGATGGTGCTGTCCGACCCCAAGAAATTCGATAAATTTATTAAAACGAAACGGTTGGAGGGAGATAAGCCGTATTCCATCCCGAAAATCGTGCGGCTCAAGAATCCGGTTAAACGGATGGAGTACGATGATATGATCGTGTATAAACTGCGCCCGTCCGAGACAACCGGCGAACAGACGAGTGACCGGAAGCAAGTGCTTCATCTCCATGGCGGCGGTTATATTCTGCAGCCGCATAAAAGGCATTGGCATTTTCTCGATAAGCTGGTAAGACGGACCGGCTGGGAAATCACGATGCCCATCTATCCGAAAATCCCTCATCACTCCTACGAGGAAAGTTTTCCGAAAGTCCTTTCACTTTATAAGGACATGCTGAAAGAGACAGCGCCGGAAGACATTGTGCTATTGGGCGAGTCCTCCGGTGGCGGGTTTGTACTGGCGCTGGCCCAATTGCTCAAAAAGGAAGGGCTGCCGCAACCTGGCCGGCTCATCCTGATTTCACCGTGGCTCGATGCGACCGTGAGCGATCCGGACATCGCCGTGTTCGATAAAAAAGATCCGCTGCTCGCTCAGCATGGACTGAAAGGGCTCGGTGAATTATGGGCGGGATCGGATGACCCGAAGAACGAGCTCGCAAGTCCGATTAATGGAGACTTGCAGGGACTGGCCCCGATTACGCTGTTTACCGGCACGCATGATATTCTCCTGCCTGACGCGAGAAACCTGAAAGAAAAGGCGGAGAAGCTCGGTGTGGATATCGCCTATCACGAGTACCCGAATATGACGCATTGCTTTCCGCTTTATCCGATTCCGGAAGCGGACAAGGCGCTTGAACAGCTGATTTCAACAGTAGAGTCGTAA
- a CDS encoding DUF5316 family protein → MKSFLIGLVVALAALLIGYLADDWSLAYWIAGAVGLLALLWEGLIASRRSSSARSTSSEKRREQREKLAKMRRAFYFALPNLIVAIIALMIFE, encoded by the coding sequence ATGAAATCTTTTCTGATCGGTTTAGTCGTGGCGCTGGCCGCTTTGCTCATTGGCTATCTGGCGGATGACTGGAGCCTCGCTTACTGGATCGCCGGTGCTGTCGGACTCTTGGCGCTGTTATGGGAAGGGCTGATCGCGAGCAGAAGAAGCAGCTCGGCCAGAAGCACGAGTTCTGAAAAGCGGCGGGAGCAGCGGGAGAAACTCGCGAAGATGCGGCGGGCGTTTTACTTCGCTTTGCCGAACCTCATCGTCGCGATTATTGCATTGATGATCTTCGAATGA
- a CDS encoding MATE family efflux transporter, with the protein MHHAETKKQKITLFLSVLWPIMVTQLSLYAMNLVDTMMSGRVGTEDLAGVAIGSSLWMPVFTGINGVLLAVTAIVAQLSGSAQKEKIASFVTQSLYLAVIIAILVIAAGSFLLNPILTFMDLEPEVHYISFHYLVGLSIGIMPLFIANVLRNFFDGQGYTTITMYITVLAVPFNVLLNYGLIFGNFGLPALGGIGAGYATAITFWIMLAFSIWMTFRLPKVRNYRLFRMWPAPSVKAWKEQLVIGIPIGLSIFFESSIFSVVTLLVGILFTTVTIAANQIALSFTSLIFMIPLSISMALTIVVGYSVGGGKLQNAKEYGKMGVLGGIGFLAVNAVFLIFFRESIAQFYTTDPAVIALAGQFFIIAILYQLSDAAQAGLQGVLRGYKDVQLPFWIALVSYWVIGIPTGYVLAAFTDLGPFGLWIGISLGLTAAAIGFFIRLRIVQRRLEHAPDIQAALAD; encoded by the coding sequence ATGCATCACGCAGAAACAAAAAAACAAAAAATAACTTTATTTCTCTCTGTCCTCTGGCCGATCATGGTGACACAGCTTAGCCTGTATGCGATGAACCTTGTCGATACGATGATGTCAGGCCGGGTCGGCACGGAAGACTTGGCGGGGGTCGCGATCGGTTCGAGCCTCTGGATGCCGGTCTTCACCGGCATTAATGGCGTGCTGCTTGCGGTGACGGCAATCGTCGCGCAATTATCCGGCAGCGCGCAGAAAGAGAAAATTGCCAGTTTCGTCACCCAATCACTGTATTTGGCGGTCATTATCGCCATATTGGTCATTGCGGCGGGCAGCTTCCTGCTCAATCCGATTTTGACGTTTATGGACCTGGAACCGGAAGTGCATTATATTTCCTTCCATTACTTGGTCGGGCTGTCAATCGGCATCATGCCGCTGTTCATCGCGAATGTGCTGCGGAACTTTTTCGACGGACAAGGCTATACGACAATCACGATGTACATCACGGTGCTGGCCGTTCCGTTCAACGTGCTATTGAATTACGGGCTCATCTTCGGGAATTTCGGTCTCCCGGCACTCGGCGGGATCGGCGCCGGTTACGCGACGGCAATCACGTTCTGGATCATGCTGGCGTTCTCCATCTGGATGACGTTCCGGCTGCCGAAAGTGCGCAATTACCGGCTGTTCCGTATGTGGCCGGCACCTTCTGTGAAAGCATGGAAAGAACAGCTTGTCATCGGCATTCCGATCGGGCTGTCCATCTTTTTTGAATCCAGCATCTTCTCGGTGGTAACGCTGCTCGTCGGGATTTTATTCACAACGGTCACCATCGCGGCGAACCAGATCGCCCTCAGCTTTACGTCGCTCATTTTCATGATTCCGCTCAGCATCTCGATGGCATTGACGATTGTCGTCGGTTATTCGGTCGGCGGCGGAAAGCTGCAGAACGCGAAAGAGTACGGCAAGATGGGCGTTCTCGGCGGGATCGGCTTTTTGGCGGTCAACGCCGTGTTCCTCATTTTCTTCCGGGAATCGATCGCCCAATTTTATACGACAGATCCGGCGGTGATTGCGCTCGCCGGCCAGTTCTTCATCATCGCGATTCTCTATCAGCTGTCGGATGCGGCGCAGGCCGGACTCCAAGGGGTGCTCCGGGGCTATAAGGATGTGCAGCTCCCGTTCTGGATCGCGCTCGTCTCCTACTGGGTCATCGGCATCCCAACCGGTTACGTGCTTGCGGCCTTTACGGATCTCGGTCCGTTCGGTCTGTGGATCGGCATCAGCCTCGGTCTGACAGCGGCCGCGATCGGGTTCTTCATCCGGCTCCGCATCGTTCAGCGGCGGCTGGAACATGCGCCGGATATCCAGGCGGCACTTGCGGATTAA
- a CDS encoding TetR/AcrR family transcriptional regulator → MTSQSIKDAALVLFAEHGYNGTSLSQIAAETGLKKQSIYSHFESKDALFLQVLKDTFSAELHNRETYVNEQFDNPLDEFLLDAVRSTIDRFEHDSRLKFWLRVSFFPPAHLYEQTVKLVYSYIDQVDELYLKRFEQAVEQKEITRQDAKTATLAFSALIDSICVELVYGGAERTERKLEAAWAVYWAGI, encoded by the coding sequence ATGACTTCTCAATCAATAAAAGACGCAGCGCTCGTGCTATTCGCTGAACATGGCTATAACGGGACTTCCCTGTCACAAATTGCAGCGGAGACCGGCCTGAAAAAACAATCCATTTACTCGCATTTTGAAAGCAAAGACGCCTTATTCCTGCAGGTGCTGAAAGATACCTTTTCCGCGGAACTGCATAATAGAGAAACGTACGTGAACGAACAATTCGACAATCCGCTGGATGAGTTCCTGCTCGATGCCGTGCGCAGCACCATTGACCGGTTCGAGCACGATTCACGCTTGAAATTCTGGCTCCGGGTATCGTTTTTCCCGCCTGCCCATCTGTACGAGCAAACGGTGAAGCTGGTGTATTCGTACATCGACCAAGTGGATGAGCTGTATCTGAAACGGTTTGAACAAGCCGTTGAACAGAAAGAAATCACCCGGCAGGATGCCAAAACGGCGACACTGGCCTTCTCTGCCCTGATCGATTCCATTTGCGTCGAACTCGTATACGGCGGCGCGGAACGGACCGAACGGAAGCTCGAAGCCGCATGGGCGGTATACTGGGCGGGGATTTAA
- a CDS encoding AbrB/MazE/SpoVT family DNA-binding domain-containing protein codes for MKTPVKSISDETFKSQHEVEVESAVINIKKKGQITLPVAFRTALGLEEDDQLEVSLEDGRVVLTPVITIAKDQAWFWKKEWQEGEREAQHDIDTGNVKSFTDVEDAIASLRNGE; via the coding sequence ATGAAGACTCCAGTTAAGTCCATAAGTGATGAAACCTTCAAAAGCCAACATGAAGTGGAAGTTGAAAGCGCCGTCATCAACATTAAGAAAAAAGGACAAATCACCCTGCCGGTCGCTTTCAGAACCGCATTAGGATTAGAAGAAGATGATCAACTTGAAGTGAGCTTGGAAGACGGACGCGTGGTACTGACACCAGTTATCACGATTGCAAAGGATCAGGCGTGGTTCTGGAAGAAGGAGTGGCAAGAGGGCGAGCGAGAAGCACAGCACGATATCGATACCGGCAATGTCAAAAGCTTTACAGACGTAGAAGATGCCATTGCTTCCCTGCGCAACGGGGAGTAG
- a CDS encoding type II toxin-antitoxin system RelE/ParE family toxin — MAYQLDITNRFRRSYTKLSPELQDAVDDAIRTLANGRPYPVGLRAKKMKGHKFIFEASPTMACRITFEYENPDYMILRNVGEHDVTLKNP; from the coding sequence ATGGCGTATCAGCTGGACATTACCAATCGATTTAGACGCTCATATACTAAACTATCTCCTGAACTACAGGACGCAGTGGATGATGCGATACGCACGCTAGCCAATGGCCGCCCCTATCCGGTGGGCTTACGTGCCAAAAAGATGAAAGGGCATAAGTTCATTTTTGAAGCGTCACCAACCATGGCTTGCCGCATCACCTTCGAGTACGAAAATCCGGACTACATGATCCTCCGAAATGTCGGTGAGCATGATGTCACCTTGAAGAATCCATGA
- a CDS encoding AbrB/MazE/SpoVT family DNA-binding domain-containing protein — MENAKRKSTKTGNSLGVTIPEELLAQVGFKQGDDVRLEAKDGTIRLVKNRKTVLPKDVSKDFFDILNETIADYDKTIRGLADR, encoded by the coding sequence ATGGAAAACGCCAAACGCAAAAGTACAAAGACCGGCAATTCACTCGGCGTCACCATTCCGGAAGAATTGCTTGCGCAAGTCGGATTCAAGCAAGGGGATGATGTCCGGCTGGAAGCGAAGGATGGTACTATCCGTCTTGTGAAAAACCGGAAAACTGTCCTGCCTAAAGATGTCTCTAAGGATTTCTTCGATATTTTGAATGAAACCATCGCTGACTACGATAAGACCATTCGTGGATTAGCGGACAGATAA